The following proteins come from a genomic window of Malus sylvestris chromosome 4, drMalSylv7.2, whole genome shotgun sequence:
- the LOC126617613 gene encoding uncharacterized protein LOC126617613 isoform X2, with protein MYQRPDMLTNPGVNPQGQALDPRKIQDNFEDFYEDPFEELIKYGLIESLNICDNLADHMMERDCLWLLRSWAHVIFTLRTEMLLMLLTKVQNHQEAFSDSFKAPLEYTEEESGEIAEEEE; from the exons ATGTACCAGCGCCCCGATATGCTCACCAACCCCGGCGTCAACCCCCAAGGCCAAGCCCTCGACCCCCGCAAGATCCAGGACAACTTCGAG GATTTTTATGAGGATCCGTTCGAGGAGTTGATCAAGTACGGACTGATCGAGAGCTTGAATATCTGTGACAATTTGGCTGACCACATg ATGGAGAGAGATTGCctttggctgttaaggagttgGGCACATGTGATCTTTACTCTCAG AACAGAAATGCTCCTAATGCTACTCACCAAGGTGCAAAATCATCAGGAAGCATTTTCTGACTCTTTCAAAGCCCCTCTG GAATATACCGAAGAAGAAAGTGGAGAAATAGCCGAAGAAGAAGAGTAA
- the LOC126617613 gene encoding uncharacterized protein LOC126617613 isoform X1, with product MYQRPDMLTNPGVNPQGQALDPRKIQDNFEDFYEDPFEELIKYGLIESLNICDNLADHMMERDCLWLLRSWAHVIFTLRTEMLLMLLTKVQNHQEAFSDSFKAPLVGFHFLAPIYFLCFGAFEKFQFFVVL from the exons ATGTACCAGCGCCCCGATATGCTCACCAACCCCGGCGTCAACCCCCAAGGCCAAGCCCTCGACCCCCGCAAGATCCAGGACAACTTCGAG GATTTTTATGAGGATCCGTTCGAGGAGTTGATCAAGTACGGACTGATCGAGAGCTTGAATATCTGTGACAATTTGGCTGACCACATg ATGGAGAGAGATTGCctttggctgttaaggagttgGGCACATGTGATCTTTACTCTCAG AACAGAAATGCTCCTAATGCTACTCACCAAGGTGCAAAATCATCAGGAAGCATTTTCTGACTCTTTCAAAGCCCCTCTGGTAGGATTCCATTTTTTAGCCCCAATTTATTTTCTCTGTTTCGGTGCTTTTGAAAAGTTTCAGTTTTTCGTAGTTCTCTAA